A genomic stretch from Heliangelus exortis chromosome 16, bHelExo1.hap1, whole genome shotgun sequence includes:
- the CSNK2A1 gene encoding casein kinase II subunit alpha has product MSGPVPSRARVYTDVNTHRPREYWDYESHVVEWGNQDDYQLVRKLGRGKYSEVFEAINITNNEKVVVKILKPVKKKKIKREIKILENLRGGPNIITLADIVKDPVSRTPALVFEHVNNTDFKQLYQTLTDYDIRFYMYEILKALDYCHSMGIMHRDVKPHNVMIDHEHRKLRLIDWGLAEFYHPGQEYNVRVASRYFKGPELLVDYQMYDYSLDMWSLGCMLASMIFRKEPFFHGHDNYDQLVRIAKVLGTEDLYDYIDKYNIELDPRFNDILGRHSRKRWERFVHSENQHLVSPEALDFLDKLLRYDHQSRLTAREAMEHPYFYPIVKDQARMGSSNLPGGSTPVSSASMMSGISSVPTPSPLGPLAGSPVISATTTLGMPVPAAAGAQQ; this is encoded by the exons ATGTCGGGACCCGTGCCGAGCAGGGCCAGAGTTTACACGGATGTGAACACACACAGACCCCGGGAGTACTGGGACTATGAGTCACACGTGGTGGAGTGGGG aaaCCAAGATGACTACCAGCTAGTGAGGAAACTGGGCCGAGGCAAATACAGTGAAGTGTTTGAAGCCATCAACattacaaataatgaaaaagtagTTGTTAAAATTCTCAAG cctgttaaaaagaagaaaatcaagcGTGAAATCAAGATCTTAGAGAACCTGAGAGGAGGCCCCAATATAATCACCCTGGCAGATATAGTAAAAGATCCTGTG TCTCGGACACCTGCCTTGGTATTTGAACATGTAAACAACACAGACTTTAAG CAATTGTACCAGACATTAACAGATTATGATATTCGATTCTACATGTATGAGATTTTGAAG GCTCTAGATTACTGCCACAGCATGGGAATCATGCACAGAGATGTCAAACCTCACAATGTCATGATTGACCACGAGCACAGAAAG CTTAGATTAATAGACTGGGGCTTGGCTGAATTCTATCACCCTGGCCAAGAGTACAATGTCAGAGTGGCTTCCAGGTATTTCAAAGGACCTGAACTCCTTGTAGATTATCAG ATGTATGATTACAGTCTGGACATGTGGAGCTTGGGCTGCATGCTGGCTAGTATGATATTCCGAAAGGAGCCATTTTTCCATGGCCATGACAACTATGATCAG CTGGTGAGGATAGCCAaggtgctgggcacagaggaTCTCTATGACTACATTGACAAATACAACATTGAACTGGACCCACGTTTCAATGACATCTTGGGCAG acACTCCCGCAAGCGATGGGAGCGTTTTGTGCACAGTGAGAACCAGCACCTGGTGAGCCCAGAAGCTCTGGATTTCTTGGACAAGCTGTTGCGATACGATCACCAGTCCCGACTCACAGCCAGAGAAGCCATGGAACACCCCTACTTCT ATCCCATTGTGAAAGACCAGGCTCGGATGGGCTCCTCCAACCTGCCAGGTGGCAGCACTCCTGTCAGCAGTGCCAGCATGATGTCAG GGATCTCTTCAGTGCCAACACCTTCACCCCTTGGACCTCTGGCAGGCTCCCCTGTCAtctctgccaccaccaccctggggaTGCctgttccagctgctgcaggagctcagcagtag